CAAATTCATCCTTGAATTTCAGGTAAACATCACCTATGGGACCATTCCTGTGTTTTGCAAGAATTATTTCGGCAATACCGCGAAGTGAATTGCCGTTTTCGTCCTCCATCAGCCCGTATTTTTCAGGACGGTGAATGAACATTACCATATCGGCATCCTGCTCGATAGCACCCGACTCACGAAGGTCAGACAGCTGGGGCCTTTTTGAACCGGAACGGATTTCAACAGAACGGTTAAGCTGAGACAGGGCAATTACAGGTATATTGAGTTCCTTGGCAATACCTTTAAGCGAACGGGAAATAGTACTTACCTCCTGCTCGCGGTTTCCCCTTGTATCGGGTGTTCCGGTCATCAGCTGAAGATAATCTATGATAAGGATATCCACATTGTGTTGCCGTTTCAACCGCCGGGCTTTGGCCCTGAGCTCGAAGACGGATATGGCGGGAGTGTCGTCGATAAAAATCGGCGCATCTACAAGCTTCTTGATCTTATAATCGAGCTGCTCCCATTCGAAGTCGGCCAGCTTCCCGTTCCTGATTCTGTTTGAAGGAAGCTCTGTTTCGGCCACGATGAGACGGTTGACAAGCTGTAAAGAAGCCATTTCAAGAGAAAAAATGGCAACTGCACGATTATGCTCAACAGCCATATTGCGTGCCATCGAAAGAACGAAAGCCGTTTTACCCATTGAAGGACGGGCGGCTACAATCACCAGGTCGGAATTCTGCCATCCGTTTGTCATCCTGTCGAGTTTGGTGAACCCCGAAGGAATGCCGATGAGGCTGTCTGCTCTTTTGCTGGCCTCTTCAATCTGCAGAATGGCTTCCTTTATAAGTACACTTACCTTTTGCGATTCCTTCTTTATGTTACCCTGGGCGATATTAAAAAGCTCGGCTTCCGAAAAGTCAAGCAAATCATCCACATCGGTGCTTTCATCAAACGCCCTGCCCTGAATTTCAGATGAAACGCGGATAAGCTCCCGCTGAATATGCTTCTGGGCAACGATCCTCGCGTGGAATTCAACATGTGCAGCTGACGCCACACGGCTTGTAAGCTGGGTAATATATACAGGCCCTCCTACTTCATCAAGTTGTTTCTTTTTCCGGAGTTCTTCAGTAACCGTGAGAAGGTCGATTGCCCTGTTGCTTGAAGTCAGGTCAACTATAGCCTGGAATATTTTCTGATGTTCCTCTTTATAGAAACTTTCCGGTTTCAGAATATCGATAATCTGAAGGATAGCATCTTTCTCAAGCATTACGGCTCCGAGAACGGCTTCTTCAAGATCAGGCGCCTGCGGTGGAATTTTTCCGAGTTCCATTGCAACGGGATTCACTGACGGAGTGTGCGTTGGTCTTTTCTGTGCCATCATTCCTTACTTTAATTCTTCTCTTCCTTCAATATTCCGCCAAAATTAGGGAAGTGGCGCATGATAAACCGTTCCCTACGGCTGACTTTTTAAACAGGTTACAAACCTTGATTTGTTGATAAAATAATAAACGAAAAAACAGGTTAAGTTTGCTTTATTTGGTTATATTTTTAAAGTAAATCTGACCGTATGCTTTTCTTTCCAAATGCTAAAATCAACCTGGGCCTCAACATTGTCTCAAAAAGGCCTGATGGCTTTCATAATATAGAAACCATTTTCTGCCCTGTTGAGCTTTCAGATATCCTCGAATTCGTGCCATTAGCAGGGATACCATCAGGACATACAGGTTTTTCAGTTTCAGGAATCGATGTGGATTGTGAACCCGAAAAGAATCTTTGTGTAAAAGCCTACCAGTTGCTGAACAAAGAGTTTACACTTCCGGCAATCGACATTCACCTGCATAAGATCATTCCCCCGGGGGCAGGACTTGGCGGCGGTTCGTCCGACGCGGCTTTTATGCTCAAGAATCTGAATATTTTTTTTGAACTGGGATTAAATGACGATGAACTTTGCCGGTATGCATCCATACTGGGAAGCGACTGTGCCTTCTTCATAAAAAATAAA
The nucleotide sequence above comes from Bacteroidales bacterium. Encoded proteins:
- the ispE gene encoding 4-(cytidine 5'-diphospho)-2-C-methyl-D-erythritol kinase — translated: MLFFPNAKINLGLNIVSKRPDGFHNIETIFCPVELSDILEFVPLAGIPSGHTGFSVSGIDVDCEPEKNLCVKAYQLLNKEFTLPAIDIHLHKIIPPGAGLGGGSSDAAFMLKNLNIFFELGLNDDELCRYASILGSDCAFFIKNKTMLGYERGNVFSDIGYFPGDLKILVVNPGIHVSTAEAYAGVTPRKPEKPLSELIQLPPDVWKRYIKNDFEESIFNKHPEIAQLKQNLYDAGALYASMSGSGSSVYGLFNELPDLKGRFEGYFVWEGKLGC
- the dnaB gene encoding replicative DNA helicase, which gives rise to MAQKRPTHTPSVNPVAMELGKIPPQAPDLEEAVLGAVMLEKDAILQIIDILKPESFYKEEHQKIFQAIVDLTSSNRAIDLLTVTEELRKKKQLDEVGGPVYITQLTSRVASAAHVEFHARIVAQKHIQRELIRVSSEIQGRAFDESTDVDDLLDFSEAELFNIAQGNIKKESQKVSVLIKEAILQIEEASKRADSLIGIPSGFTKLDRMTNGWQNSDLVIVAARPSMGKTAFVLSMARNMAVEHNRAVAIFSLEMASLQLVNRLIVAETELPSNRIRNGKLADFEWEQLDYKIKKLVDAPIFIDDTPAISVFELRAKARRLKRQHNVDILIIDYLQLMTGTPDTRGNREQEVSTISRSLKGIAKELNIPVIALSQLNRSVEIRSGSKRPQLSDLRESGAIEQDADMVMFIHRPEKYGLMEDENGNSLRGIAEIILAKHRNGPIGDVYLKFKDEFAKFVELEETYLSPLEEVDAGAPVAVTRGSKMNKNIIGDGFSKNDIGAPDYSDEVPF